A window of the Gossypium arboreum isolate Shixiya-1 chromosome 2, ASM2569848v2, whole genome shotgun sequence genome harbors these coding sequences:
- the LOC108469838 gene encoding calcium-transporting ATPase 2, plasma membrane-type-like → MGTFWNENFDLKPKHSSEEALEKWRKVVGFVKNPKRRFRFTANLSKRYEAAAMRRSNHEKLRIAVLVSKAALQFISGVKPSESDYVVPEEVKAAGFELCAEELGSIVENQDVKKLKIHGGVDGIAEKLSTSTTDGLSSDSGLLNKRQEVYGINKFAEAEAKGFLVFVWEALQDMTLMILGVCALVSLIVGIAMEGWPKGAHDGLGIVASILLVVFVTATSDYRQSLQFKDLDKEKKKITIQVTRNACRQKMSIYDLLPGDIVHLNIGDQVPADGLFVSGFSVLIDGSSLTGESEPVIVNVDNPFMLSGTKLQDGSCKMMVTSVGMRTQWGKLMATLSEGGDDETPLQVKLNGVATIIGKVGLFFAVVTFAVMVQGLFTSKLQEGTIWSWSGDEALKLLEFFAVAVTIVVVAVPEGLPLAVTLSLAFAMKKMMNDKALVRHLAACETMGSATNICSDKTGTLTTNHMTVVKSCICMDVREVGNNNKASLCSEIPESAVKLLLQSIFTNTGGEIVINKDGKREILGTPTETALLEFGLSLGGDSQAERLASKLVKVEPFNSTKKRMGVILELPEGGLRAHTKGASEIVLAGCDKVINSNGEVIPLDAESINHLNATINQFANEALRTLCLAYMELENGFSPDNAIPVSGYTCIGIVGIKDPVRPGVKESVAICRAAGITVRMVTGDNINTAKAIARECGILTDDGIAIEGPDFREKSQEEMLALIPKIQVMARSSPMDKHTLVRQLRSIDEVVAVTGDGTNDAPALHEADIGLAMGISGTEVAKESADVIILDDNFSTIVTVAKWGRSVYINIQKFVQFQLTVNIVALIVNFSSACLTGTAPLTAVQLLWVNMIMDTLGALALATEPPTDELMKRAPVGKKGNFISNVMWRNILGQSFYQFMVIWYLQVKGKGMFSLDGPDSDLKLNTIIFNSFVFCQVFNEISSRNMEEINVFKGILNNYVFVAVLGCTAVFQVIIIEFLGTFASTTPLTCLQWFVSVFIGFLGMPIAAALKTIPV, encoded by the exons ATGGGAACTTTTTGGAATGAAAACTTTGATCTGAAGCCGAAACACTCGTCTGAGGAAGCGTTGGAAAAATGGAGGAAAGTTGTCGGTTTTGTCAAGAATCCGAAGCGCCGGTTCCGATTCACCGCCAACCTGTCCAAACGCTACGAAGCCGCCGCTATGCGACGATCCAATCAT GAAAAGTTGAGAATTGCAGTACTGGTTTCTAAAGCTGCTCTTCAATTTATCTCAG GTGTAAAACcaagtgaaagtgattatgttGTTCCTGAAGAAGTCAAAGCTGCTGGTTTTGAACTTTGTGCTGAGGAGTTAGGATCCATTGTGGAAAATCAGGATGTAAAGAAACTAAAGATTCATGGTGGAGTGGATGGTATAGCTGAAAAGCTCTCCACATCGACCACTGATGGGCTAAGTTCCGATTCCGGTCTGTTGAATAAAAGACAAGAGGTGTATGGAATCAATAAGTTTGCTGAGGCTGAAGCTAAGGGGTTCTTGGTATTTGTTTGGGAAGCTCTTCAAGATATGACTCTTATGATCCTTGGTGTGTGTGCTTTGGTATCATTGATAGTTGGGATAGCAATGGAAGGATGGCCAAAGGGAGCTCATGATGGACTTGGGATTGTCGCAAGTATCTTGTTGGTCGTGTTTGTCACGGCAACTAGTGATTATCGCCAATCATTACAGTTCAAGGATTTGgacaaggagaaaaagaaaatcacCATTCAGGTAACAAGAAATGCATGTAGGCAGAAAATGTCTATATATGATTTGCTTCCTGGTGATATTGTACATCTCAATATTGGTGACCAAGTCCCTGCCGACGGTCTTTTCGTCTCGGGGTTTTCTGTGCTAATTGATGGGTCAAGTTTAACAGGGGAGAGTGAGCCGGTCATCGTGAATGTTGACAATCCTTTTATGCTATCTGGTACTAAGCTTCAAGATGGATCATGTAAGATGATGGTTACTTCAGTTGGGATGAGAACACAATGGGGTAAATTAATGGCAACACTTAGTGAAGGGGGAGATGATGAGACCCCATTGCAGGTGAAATTGAATGGAGTAGCAACCATTATTGGGAAGGTAGGCTTGTTTTTTGCTGTAGTGACGTTTGCTGTAATGGTACAAGGACTGTTTACGAGTAAACTGCAAGAAGGGACGATTTGGAGTTGGTCCGGCGATGAGGCGTTGAAACTGCTGGAGTTCTTTGCTGTTGCTGTTACAATTGTTGTTGTTGCAGTCCCTGAGGGTCTACCATTGGCGGTGACTCTGAGCCTTGCTTTTgccatgaagaagatgatgaatgataaaGCACTAGTTCGACACCTTGCAGCTTGTGAGACTATGGGGTCAGCAACAAATATTTGTAGCGATAAAACCGGGACATTAACCACTAATCACATGACAGTCgtgaaatcatgcatttgcatggATGTCAGGGAAGTAGGTAACAACAATAAAGCTTCTCTCTGCTCTGAGATCCCAGAATCTGCTGTGAAACTTCTGCTACAATCGATTTTTACCAACACTGGGGGTGAAATTGTTATTAACAAAGATGGAAAACGTGAGATATTGGGAACACCAACAGAGACTGCTTTGTTAGAGTTTGGCTTGTCTCTAGGTGGAGATTCCCAAGCAGAACGGCTAGCATCGAAACTTGTTAAGGTTGAGCCATTCAACTCGACAAAGAAACGAATGGGAGTCATCCTGGAACTTCCTGAAGGAGGGCTACGAGCACATACTAAAGGTGCTTCAGAGATAGTTTTGGCTGGATGTGATAAGGTGATTAATTCCAATGGGGAAGTTATTCCCCTGGATGCAGAATCCATTAACCACCTCAACGCTACAATTAATCAGTTCGCTAACGAGGCTCTTCGAACCTTGTGTCTTGCATATATGGAGTTGGAAAATGGTTTCTCCCCTGACAATGCCATTCCAGTTTCTGGCTATACTTGTATAGGAATTGTGGGTATTAAAGATCCTGTTCGCCCTGGTGTCAAAGAATCTGTTGCAATTTGTCGTGCTGCTGGGATTACCGTACGAATGGTTACCGGAGACAACATAAACACTGCAAAGGCTATAGCCAGGGAATGTGGAATTCTTACAGATGATGGCATAGCCATTGAAGGTCCGGATTTCAGAGAGAAGAGTCAGGAGGAAATGCTTGCTTTAATTCCTAAGATTCAG GTGATGGCTCGTTCTTCTCCTATGGACAAGCATACTCTTGTAAGGCAATTGCGAAGTATCGATGAAGTTGTTGCTGTGACAGGTGATGGAACAAATGATGCTCCGGCCCTGCATGAAGCAGATATTGGACTAGCAATGGGCATTTCTGGAACCGAG GTGGCCAAGGAGAGTGCTGATGTCATAATTCTGGATGACAATTTCTCAACAATTGTGACGGTAGCCAAATGGGGTCGTTCAGTATACATAAACATTCAAAAATTTGTACAGTTTCAACTGACAGTCAACATTGTCGCATTGATCGTTAACTTCTCCTCAGCATGTTTGACAG GGACTGCTCCTCTCACTGCTGTTCAGCTATTGTGGGTCAATATGATTATGGATACACTGGGAGCACTTGCGCTTGCAACCGAGCCTCCAACTGACGAACTAATGAAGCGTGCACCGGTCGGAAAGAAAGGAAACTTTATCAGTAACGTGATGTGGAGGAATATATTAGGACAATCCTTTTATCAGTTTATGGTTATATGGTACCTTCAGGTGAAAGGAAAAGGAATGTTCAGTCTCGACGGTCCCGATTCCGACCTGAAATTGAACACAATTATTTTCAACTCATTTGTCTTCTGTCAG GTTTTCAACGAGATCAGCTCACGCAACATGGAGGAAATCAACGTTTTCAAAGGCATATTAAATAACTACGTCTTCGTCGCCGTCCTTGGTTGCACCGCCGTGTTCCAAGTCATCATCATCGAATTCTTGGGCACTTTTGCTAGTACAACTCCTCTCACTTGCTTGCAATGGTTTGTAAGCGTGTTCATAGGATTCTTAGGCATGCCGATCGCTGCTGCTTTGAAGACGATACCCGTATGA